The following are from one region of the Populus trichocarpa isolate Nisqually-1 chromosome 8, P.trichocarpa_v4.1, whole genome shotgun sequence genome:
- the LOC7469057 gene encoding protein NSP-INTERACTING KINASE 3 isoform X1 produces MESRRSFGFCTVVFLVLALMEISSATLSPTGINFEVVALVAIKTALLDPYNVLENWDINSVDPCSWRMVTCSPDGYVSALGLPSQSLSGTLSPSIGNLTNLQSVLLQNNAISGPIPVAIGKLEKLQTLDLSNNTFSGDMPTSLGDLKNLNYLRLNNNSLTGPCPESLSNLKGLTLVDLSFNNLSGSLPKISARTFKVTGNPLICGPKASNSCSAVFPEPLSLPPDGLNGQSSSGTNGHRVAIAFGASFGAAFSTIIVIGLLVWWRYRHNQQIFFDVNEQYDPEVCLGHVRRYTFKELRTATDHFSSKNILGTGGFGIVYKGWLNDGTVVAVKRLKDFNVAGGEIQFQTEVETISLAVHRNLLRLSGFCTTENERLLVYPYMPNGSVASQLRDHIHDRPALDWARRKRIALGTARGLLYLHEQCDPKIIHRDVKAANILLDEDFEAVVGDFGLAKLLDHRDSHVTTAVRGTVGHISPEYLSTGQSSEKTDVFGFGILLLELITGQKALDFGRAANQKGVMLDWVKKLHQDRKLNLMVDKDLRGKFDRIELEEMVQVALLCTQFNPSHRPKMSEVLKMLEGDGLAEKWEASQKVETPRFRSCENPPQKYSDFIEESSLVVEAMELSGPR; encoded by the exons ATGGAAAGTAGGCGGAGTTTTGGGTTCTGCACAGTGGTATTTCTGGTTTTGGCATTGATGGAGATTTCTTCTGCCACTCTTTCTCCTACTGGTATAAACTTTGAAG TGGTAGCTTTGGTGGCCATAAAAACTGCTCTACTCGACCCATATAATGTTCTGGAGAATTGGGATATCAATTCTGTTGATCCTTGTAGCTGGAGGATGGTTACTTGCTCCCCAGATGGATATGTTTCTGCTTT GGGACTTCCTAGTCAGAGCTTATCTGGGACTTTATCTCCGTCTATCGGCAATCTCACTAACCTGCAATCAGT GTTGCTGCAGAATAATGCCATTTCAGGTCCTATACCTGTTGCAATTGGCAAGCTGGAGAAGCTTCAGACACTTGATCTCTCGAACAATACATTTAGTGGAGATATGCCCACTTCTTTGGGGGACCTCAAGAACCTGAATTACCT GCGATTAAATAACAATAGCCTTACTGGACCCTGCCCCGAGTCTCTGTCCAATCTCAAAGGTCTCACACTTGT GGATCTTTCATTTAACAATCTGAGCGGTTCCTTGCCAAAAATATCAGCAAGAACTTTCAA AGTTACGGGTAATCCTTTAATATGTGGACCTAAGGCCAGTAACAGCTGTTCTGCTGTCTTTCCAGAGCCTCTTTCTCTCCCACCAGATGGTCTGAATG GTCAATCCAGCTCTGGAACAAATGGTCACCGTGTGGCTATTGCTTTTGGTGCAAGCTTTGGTGCTGCCTTTTCCACCATAATAGTTATTGGGTTACTTGTTTGGTGGCGATATAGACACAACCAGCAAATTTTCTTTGATGTCAATG AGCAATATGACCCAGAGGTATGCTTGGGCCATGTAAGAAGGTATACATTTAAGGAGCTGCGTACTGCAACTGATCATTTCAGTTCAAAGAATATTCTCGGGACAGGTGGATTTGGCATTGTGTACAAGGGATGGTTGAATGATGGAACTGTGGTGGCTGTCAAAAGGCTGAAGGACTTTAATGTTGCTGGTGGTGAAATCCAATTCCAGACAGAAGTAGAAACCATAAGTTTGGCTGTCCATCGAAATCTTCTAAGGCTCTCCGGGTTCTGCACAACTGAGAATGAAAGGCTTCTTGTTTACCCCTATATGCCGAATGGAAGTGTAGCATCTCAATTAAGAG ATCATATTCATGATCGACCAGCTTTGGACTGGGCAAGAAGAAAGAGGATAGCTCTAGGTACAGCTAGGGGGCTCCTATATTTGCATGAGCAATGTGACCCCAAAATTATTCATCGTGATGTCAAAGCGGCCAACATTTTATTGGATGAGGACTTTGAGGCAGTTGTTGGAGATTTTGGGTTGGCAAAGCTTTTGGATCACAGAGATTCCCATGTGACCACAGCTGTTCGTGGCACCGTCGGTCATATTTCTCCGGAGTATTTATCAACAGGTCAGTCATCGGAAAAGACTGATGTGTTTGGGTTTGGGATCTTGCTTCTTGAGCTAATCACAGGTCAGAAGGCATTAGATTTTGGAAGGGCAGCAAACCAGAAAGGCGTCATGCTTGATTGG GTGAAGAAGCTCCATCAGGACAGAAAGCTAAATCTCATGGTGGATAAGGATCTTAGAGGCAAGTTTGACAGAATTGAATTAGAAGAAATGGTTCAGGTTGCTCTTTTATGTACTCAATTTAATCCTTCTCACCGGCCAAAGATGTCTGAAGTACTAAAGATGTTAGAAGGTGATGGTTTAGCTGAGAAATGGGAAGCCTCACAAAAAGTGGAGACCCCAAGGTTCCGATCATGTGAAAACCCTCCTCAAAAATATTCTGATTTTATAGAAGAATCCTCCCTTGTGGTAGAAGCAATGGAGCTTTCTGGTCCTCGGTGA
- the LOC7469057 gene encoding protein NSP-INTERACTING KINASE 3 isoform X2 yields the protein MESRRSFGFCTVVFLVLALMEISSATLSPTGINFEVVALVAIKTALLDPYNVLENWDINSVDPCSWRMVTCSPDGYVSALGLPSQSLSGTLSPSIGNLTNLQSVLLQNNAISGPIPVAIGKLEKLQTLDLSNNTFSGDMPTSLGDLKNLNYLRLNNNSLTGPCPESLSNLKGLTLVDLSFNNLSGSLPKISARTFKVTGNPLICGPKASNSCSAVFPEPLSLPPDGQSSSGTNGHRVAIAFGASFGAAFSTIIVIGLLVWWRYRHNQQIFFDVNEQYDPEVCLGHVRRYTFKELRTATDHFSSKNILGTGGFGIVYKGWLNDGTVVAVKRLKDFNVAGGEIQFQTEVETISLAVHRNLLRLSGFCTTENERLLVYPYMPNGSVASQLRDHIHDRPALDWARRKRIALGTARGLLYLHEQCDPKIIHRDVKAANILLDEDFEAVVGDFGLAKLLDHRDSHVTTAVRGTVGHISPEYLSTGQSSEKTDVFGFGILLLELITGQKALDFGRAANQKGVMLDWVKKLHQDRKLNLMVDKDLRGKFDRIELEEMVQVALLCTQFNPSHRPKMSEVLKMLEGDGLAEKWEASQKVETPRFRSCENPPQKYSDFIEESSLVVEAMELSGPR from the exons ATGGAAAGTAGGCGGAGTTTTGGGTTCTGCACAGTGGTATTTCTGGTTTTGGCATTGATGGAGATTTCTTCTGCCACTCTTTCTCCTACTGGTATAAACTTTGAAG TGGTAGCTTTGGTGGCCATAAAAACTGCTCTACTCGACCCATATAATGTTCTGGAGAATTGGGATATCAATTCTGTTGATCCTTGTAGCTGGAGGATGGTTACTTGCTCCCCAGATGGATATGTTTCTGCTTT GGGACTTCCTAGTCAGAGCTTATCTGGGACTTTATCTCCGTCTATCGGCAATCTCACTAACCTGCAATCAGT GTTGCTGCAGAATAATGCCATTTCAGGTCCTATACCTGTTGCAATTGGCAAGCTGGAGAAGCTTCAGACACTTGATCTCTCGAACAATACATTTAGTGGAGATATGCCCACTTCTTTGGGGGACCTCAAGAACCTGAATTACCT GCGATTAAATAACAATAGCCTTACTGGACCCTGCCCCGAGTCTCTGTCCAATCTCAAAGGTCTCACACTTGT GGATCTTTCATTTAACAATCTGAGCGGTTCCTTGCCAAAAATATCAGCAAGAACTTTCAA AGTTACGGGTAATCCTTTAATATGTGGACCTAAGGCCAGTAACAGCTGTTCTGCTGTCTTTCCAGAGCCTCTTTCTCTCCCACCAGATG GTCAATCCAGCTCTGGAACAAATGGTCACCGTGTGGCTATTGCTTTTGGTGCAAGCTTTGGTGCTGCCTTTTCCACCATAATAGTTATTGGGTTACTTGTTTGGTGGCGATATAGACACAACCAGCAAATTTTCTTTGATGTCAATG AGCAATATGACCCAGAGGTATGCTTGGGCCATGTAAGAAGGTATACATTTAAGGAGCTGCGTACTGCAACTGATCATTTCAGTTCAAAGAATATTCTCGGGACAGGTGGATTTGGCATTGTGTACAAGGGATGGTTGAATGATGGAACTGTGGTGGCTGTCAAAAGGCTGAAGGACTTTAATGTTGCTGGTGGTGAAATCCAATTCCAGACAGAAGTAGAAACCATAAGTTTGGCTGTCCATCGAAATCTTCTAAGGCTCTCCGGGTTCTGCACAACTGAGAATGAAAGGCTTCTTGTTTACCCCTATATGCCGAATGGAAGTGTAGCATCTCAATTAAGAG ATCATATTCATGATCGACCAGCTTTGGACTGGGCAAGAAGAAAGAGGATAGCTCTAGGTACAGCTAGGGGGCTCCTATATTTGCATGAGCAATGTGACCCCAAAATTATTCATCGTGATGTCAAAGCGGCCAACATTTTATTGGATGAGGACTTTGAGGCAGTTGTTGGAGATTTTGGGTTGGCAAAGCTTTTGGATCACAGAGATTCCCATGTGACCACAGCTGTTCGTGGCACCGTCGGTCATATTTCTCCGGAGTATTTATCAACAGGTCAGTCATCGGAAAAGACTGATGTGTTTGGGTTTGGGATCTTGCTTCTTGAGCTAATCACAGGTCAGAAGGCATTAGATTTTGGAAGGGCAGCAAACCAGAAAGGCGTCATGCTTGATTGG GTGAAGAAGCTCCATCAGGACAGAAAGCTAAATCTCATGGTGGATAAGGATCTTAGAGGCAAGTTTGACAGAATTGAATTAGAAGAAATGGTTCAGGTTGCTCTTTTATGTACTCAATTTAATCCTTCTCACCGGCCAAAGATGTCTGAAGTACTAAAGATGTTAGAAGGTGATGGTTTAGCTGAGAAATGGGAAGCCTCACAAAAAGTGGAGACCCCAAGGTTCCGATCATGTGAAAACCCTCCTCAAAAATATTCTGATTTTATAGAAGAATCCTCCCTTGTGGTAGAAGCAATGGAGCTTTCTGGTCCTCGGTGA